A DNA window from Ipomoea triloba cultivar NCNSP0323 chromosome 10, ASM357664v1 contains the following coding sequences:
- the LOC116032065 gene encoding disease resistance protein RPP13-like isoform X1: MAACVAVLSLMRTLELEFLQPHPRPILQKLGLIFPSNKQLIQSIHQNLGFLMELFDKNRIDGGEAIKELETKLGDMAFRLEGEIEFQIAHLYETAQGEDTCFKLGLILQQAMKDIDAVKEGLIQSLHQKLGFLISVFDENRMDGVEALKDLETKLRDVAAFRIAHLYETPEDAKKSSSPCFKLGRILQQAIVAIEEALVKIKNDYKLQETKKSALDDVPRSEVDSSQPPASDSDNKTVGKDEEFEIIEEKSTSPCFKLGRILQQIEKALVKIKNGYKLQERKKTALDDVPRSEVDSFQPAASASESKMVGKDKEFKIIKKMLIQHSSTNREVVLIKGMGGIGKTTLATQIYRDQEIASHFDMRAWGVASQHHNKRQMLLALLNSMGFAESSNDDLETKLYQRLKGQRYLVVIDDVWSNGAWNDVQRCFPDDGCGSRVLITTRLEEVANSTCSNKDDFYHKMSFLNQSESWELFCKKEYKAGDDKFEMIGKQIVEKCDGLPLAIVMASGVLSKANTVDQWKDIAESLNSFATIIDEKCSTILSFSYNHLPPTLKACFLYLGVFPEDYEINTNDLSKLWAAEGLANASKGDESLDVQVDKRIQELVDRSLIIESKRSCCGKKVKAFTMHDVLHAFCVEEAHKEKLLYTVLEHGSTSPDQEGFRWVSIQSEDPNTLVIYPSLKNYCRSIFYFPFYLSETTTLNLKVFKLLRVLHFASGSMCREIVDLVHLRYLPPAVGQFKISKLSRAWNLQTLYTRVDDKRSYLEFPQLQYFSCFSICGHPPKFVHQNLQSICWMKPNHCTEEFFRNVPNLKKVRISGDRSKCNDCIENLVHLEQLERLNINAYEEEQYMSMDMIPINNNIALLSNLEKLTLRNTNFEWKGINILSSLPKLKVLKLFFFACVGEEWELEDEVFSQLIYLEINSIDLEQWKAGSHNFPELERLLLYRCKKLEEIPPDFGEIPNLNLIELKGCLTSVVDSAKQIETDQRDSGNDDMIVIEENTIQPNDELEADEDDFDEL; the protein is encoded by the exons ATGGCTGCTTGTGTGGCTGTACTTTCTCTTATGAGGACACTAGAGCTTGAGTTCTTGCAGCCTCACCCTCGTCCAATCCTACAAAAACTGGGACTCATCTTCCCTTCCAACAAACAGTTGATCCAATCTATCCATCAAAATCTTGGTTTTTTGATGGAGCTGTTTGATAAGAACAGAATAGATGGTGGTGAAGCAATTAAAGAGTTGGAAACAAAACTTGGAGATATGGCTTTCAGACTTGAAGGTGAAATCGAATTCCAAATTGCACATCTTTATGAAACAGCACAGGGGGAGGATACTTGTTTTAAACTTGGTCTTATTCTGCAACAAGCAATGAAAGACATTGATGCCGTGAAGGAAGGGTTGATCCAATCACTCCACCAAAAGCTTGGCTTTCTGATATCGGTGTTCGATGAGAATAGAATGGATGGTGTTGAAGCACTTAAAGACTTGGAAACAAAACTCAGAGATGTGGCGGCTTTCAGAATTGCACATCTTTATGAAACACCAGAAGATGCGAAGAAATCTTCTAGTCCTTGTTTCAAACTTGGTCGTATTCTGCAACAGGCGATTGTTGCCATCGAGGAAGCATTGGTGAAAATCAAGAACGATTACAAGctgcaagaaacaaagaagagtGCCCTTGATGATGTACCAAGATCTGAAGTTGATTCTTCCCAACCTCCTGCATCAGACTCCGACAACAAAACGGTGGGTAAAGACGAGGAGTTTGAGATTATAGAGGAGAAATCTACTAGTCCTTGTTTCAAACTTGGGCGTATTCTGCAACAGATCGAGAAAGCATTGGTGAAAATCAAGAACGGGTACAAGCTGCAGGAAAGAAAGAAGACTGCCCTTGATGATGTACCAAGATCTGAAGTTGATTCTTTCCAACCTGCAGCTTCAGCCTCCGAGAGCAAAATGGTGGGTAAAGACAAGGAGTTTAAGATTATAAAGAAGATGCTAATCCAACATTCATCAACAAATAGAGAAGTTGTCTTGATTAAAGGAATGGGAGGCATTGGCAAGACAACATTAGCTACACAAATTTATAGAGATCAGGAGATTGCATCACACTTTGACATGCGAGCATGGGGTGTTGCATCCCAACATCATAATAAGAGACAAATGCTCCTAGCTCTTCTTAATTCAATGGGCTTTGCAGAAAGCTCCAATGATGACCTTGAGACAAAGCTCTACCAACGTTTGAAGGGGCAAAG GTACTTGGTTGTGATTGATGATGTTTGGAGTAATGGGGCATGGAATGATGTGCAACGTTGCTTTCCTGATGATGGATGTGGTAGTCGAGTATTAATAACTACTCGCCTTGAAGAGGTGGCTAATTCTACTTGCTCTAACAAAGATGATTTTTATCATAAAATGAGCTTCTTAAATCAAAGTGAGAGTTGGGAGCTGTTTTGTAAAAAGGAATACAAAGCTGGTGATGATAAATTTGAGATGATTGGTAAACAAATTGTTGAGAAATGCGATGGATTACCTTTGGCAATAGTTATGGCTTCAGGTGTACTTTCCAAAGCCAACACGGTGGATCAGTGGAAGGATATTGCAGAATCTCTAAACTCATTTGCAACAATTATTGATGAAAAATGCTCAACAATACTCTCATTCAGTTACAATCACTTGCCTCCCACCTTAAAAGCTTGCTTTCTATATTTGGGAGTTTTTCCAGAAGATTATGAAATCAACACCAATGATCTATCAAAGTTATGGGCCGCCGAAGGGCTTGCAAATGCATCAAAGGGTGATGAGAGCTTGGACGTGCAAGTTGACAAGCGCATACAAGAACTTGTTGATAGAAGCCTAATTATAGAAAGCAAGCGAAGTTGTTGTGGGAAAAAGGTTAAGGCATTTACAATGCATGATGTATTGCATGCTTTTTGTGTCGAAGAAGCTCACAAAGAGAAGCTTTTGTATACTGTCCTTGAACATGGTTCCACTTCTCCTGATCAGGAAGGTTTCCGATGGGTAAGCATCCAATCCGAAGATCCCAACACCCTTGTAATATATCCTTCCTTGAAAAATTATTGTCGATCTATCTTCTATTTTCCATTCTATCTTTCTGAAACCACAACTCTAAACTTGAAAGTTTTCAAGTTATTGAGAGTACTTCACTTTGCTAGTGGAAGCATGTGTAGGGAGATTGTGGATCTCGTGCATTTGAGATACTTGCCTCCTGCAGTTGGACAgtttaaaatttcaaagttGTCCAGGGCTTGGAATCTTCAAACACTTTATACCCGTGTGGATGACAAAAGGAGCTATCTGGAATTTCCACAACTGCAATATTTTAGTTGTTTCTCTATTTGTGGACACCCTCCCAAATTTGTTCATCAAAACCTGCAGAGCATTTGTTGGATGAAGCCTAATCATTGCACAGAGGAATTCTTTAGAAATGTTCCAAACCTAAAGAAGGTACGAATTAGTGGTGATAGAAGTAAATGCAATGATTGCATTGAGAACCTTGTCCATTTGGAGCAGCTTGAGCGACTGAATATTAATGCTTATGAAGAAGAGCAGTATATGAGTATGGATATGATTCCTATTAATAACAACATTGCTCTTTTGTCAAATCTTGAGAAGTTGACCCTTCGGAATACCAACTTTGAGTGGAAGGGAATTAATATTCTTAGCAGTTTGCCTAAGCTCAAGGTGCTCAAGTTGTTCTTCTTTGCGTGTGTAGGCGAAGAGTGGGAACTGGAGGATGAGGTATTCAGCCAGTTAATCTATTTGGAAATTAATTCAATTGATCTCGAGCAATGGAAAGCTGGTAGTCATAATTTCCCAGAACTCGAGCGCCTACTCCTTTATCGATGCAAGAAATTAGAAGAGATCCCACCCGACTTTGGGGAAATTCCAAATTTGAACTTAATCGAATTGAAGGGCTGTCTTACTTCTGTAGTTGATTCAGCCAAGCAAATTGAGACTGATCAAAGAGACAGTGGAAACGATGATATGATCGTCATTGAAGAAAATACAATACAG CCCAACGACGAGCTTGAGGCTGATGAAGATGATTTTGATGAACTATGA
- the LOC116032065 gene encoding disease resistance protein RPP13-like isoform X2, protein MAACVAVLSLMRTLELEFLQPHPRPILQKLGLIFPSNKQLIQSIHQNLGFLMELFDKNRIDGGEAIKELETKLGDMAFRLEGEIEFQIAHLYETAQGEDTCFKLGLILQQAMKDIDAVKEGLIQSLHQKLGFLISVFDENRMDGVEALKDLETKLRDVAAFRIAHLYETPEDAKKSSSPCFKLGRILQQAIVAIEEALVKIKNDYKLQETKKSALDDVPRSEVDSSQPPASDSDNKTVGKDEEFEIIEEKSTSPCFKLGRILQQIEKALVKIKNGYKLQERKKTALDDVPRSEVDSFQPAASASESKMVGKDKEFKIIKKMLIQHSSTNREVVLIKGMGGIGKTTLATQIYRDQEIASHFDMRAWGVASQHHNKRQMLLALLNSMGFAESSNDDLETKLYQRLKGQRYLVVIDDVWSNGAWNDVQRCFPDDGCGSRVLITTRLEEVANSTCSNKDDFYHKMSFLNQSESWELFCKKEYKAGDDKFEMIGKQIVEKCDGLPLAIVMASGVLSKANTVDQWKDIAESLNSFATIIDEKCSTILSFSYNHLPPTLKACFLYLGVFPEDYEINTNDLSKLWAAEGLANASKGDESLDVQVDKRIQELVDRSLIIESKRSCCGKKVKAFTMHDVLHAFCVEEAHKEKLLYTVLEHGSTSPDQEGFRWVSIQSEDPNTLVIYPSLKNYCRSIFYFPFYLSETTTLNLKVFKLLRVLHFASGSMCREIVDLVHLRYLPPAVGQFKISKLSRAWNLQTLYTRVDDKRSYLEFPQLQYFSCFSICGHPPKFVHQNLQSICWMKPNHCTEEFFRNVPNLKKAKSGNWRMRYSAS, encoded by the exons ATGGCTGCTTGTGTGGCTGTACTTTCTCTTATGAGGACACTAGAGCTTGAGTTCTTGCAGCCTCACCCTCGTCCAATCCTACAAAAACTGGGACTCATCTTCCCTTCCAACAAACAGTTGATCCAATCTATCCATCAAAATCTTGGTTTTTTGATGGAGCTGTTTGATAAGAACAGAATAGATGGTGGTGAAGCAATTAAAGAGTTGGAAACAAAACTTGGAGATATGGCTTTCAGACTTGAAGGTGAAATCGAATTCCAAATTGCACATCTTTATGAAACAGCACAGGGGGAGGATACTTGTTTTAAACTTGGTCTTATTCTGCAACAAGCAATGAAAGACATTGATGCCGTGAAGGAAGGGTTGATCCAATCACTCCACCAAAAGCTTGGCTTTCTGATATCGGTGTTCGATGAGAATAGAATGGATGGTGTTGAAGCACTTAAAGACTTGGAAACAAAACTCAGAGATGTGGCGGCTTTCAGAATTGCACATCTTTATGAAACACCAGAAGATGCGAAGAAATCTTCTAGTCCTTGTTTCAAACTTGGTCGTATTCTGCAACAGGCGATTGTTGCCATCGAGGAAGCATTGGTGAAAATCAAGAACGATTACAAGctgcaagaaacaaagaagagtGCCCTTGATGATGTACCAAGATCTGAAGTTGATTCTTCCCAACCTCCTGCATCAGACTCCGACAACAAAACGGTGGGTAAAGACGAGGAGTTTGAGATTATAGAGGAGAAATCTACTAGTCCTTGTTTCAAACTTGGGCGTATTCTGCAACAGATCGAGAAAGCATTGGTGAAAATCAAGAACGGGTACAAGCTGCAGGAAAGAAAGAAGACTGCCCTTGATGATGTACCAAGATCTGAAGTTGATTCTTTCCAACCTGCAGCTTCAGCCTCCGAGAGCAAAATGGTGGGTAAAGACAAGGAGTTTAAGATTATAAAGAAGATGCTAATCCAACATTCATCAACAAATAGAGAAGTTGTCTTGATTAAAGGAATGGGAGGCATTGGCAAGACAACATTAGCTACACAAATTTATAGAGATCAGGAGATTGCATCACACTTTGACATGCGAGCATGGGGTGTTGCATCCCAACATCATAATAAGAGACAAATGCTCCTAGCTCTTCTTAATTCAATGGGCTTTGCAGAAAGCTCCAATGATGACCTTGAGACAAAGCTCTACCAACGTTTGAAGGGGCAAAG GTACTTGGTTGTGATTGATGATGTTTGGAGTAATGGGGCATGGAATGATGTGCAACGTTGCTTTCCTGATGATGGATGTGGTAGTCGAGTATTAATAACTACTCGCCTTGAAGAGGTGGCTAATTCTACTTGCTCTAACAAAGATGATTTTTATCATAAAATGAGCTTCTTAAATCAAAGTGAGAGTTGGGAGCTGTTTTGTAAAAAGGAATACAAAGCTGGTGATGATAAATTTGAGATGATTGGTAAACAAATTGTTGAGAAATGCGATGGATTACCTTTGGCAATAGTTATGGCTTCAGGTGTACTTTCCAAAGCCAACACGGTGGATCAGTGGAAGGATATTGCAGAATCTCTAAACTCATTTGCAACAATTATTGATGAAAAATGCTCAACAATACTCTCATTCAGTTACAATCACTTGCCTCCCACCTTAAAAGCTTGCTTTCTATATTTGGGAGTTTTTCCAGAAGATTATGAAATCAACACCAATGATCTATCAAAGTTATGGGCCGCCGAAGGGCTTGCAAATGCATCAAAGGGTGATGAGAGCTTGGACGTGCAAGTTGACAAGCGCATACAAGAACTTGTTGATAGAAGCCTAATTATAGAAAGCAAGCGAAGTTGTTGTGGGAAAAAGGTTAAGGCATTTACAATGCATGATGTATTGCATGCTTTTTGTGTCGAAGAAGCTCACAAAGAGAAGCTTTTGTATACTGTCCTTGAACATGGTTCCACTTCTCCTGATCAGGAAGGTTTCCGATGGGTAAGCATCCAATCCGAAGATCCCAACACCCTTGTAATATATCCTTCCTTGAAAAATTATTGTCGATCTATCTTCTATTTTCCATTCTATCTTTCTGAAACCACAACTCTAAACTTGAAAGTTTTCAAGTTATTGAGAGTACTTCACTTTGCTAGTGGAAGCATGTGTAGGGAGATTGTGGATCTCGTGCATTTGAGATACTTGCCTCCTGCAGTTGGACAgtttaaaatttcaaagttGTCCAGGGCTTGGAATCTTCAAACACTTTATACCCGTGTGGATGACAAAAGGAGCTATCTGGAATTTCCACAACTGCAATATTTTAGTTGTTTCTCTATTTGTGGACACCCTCCCAAATTTGTTCATCAAAACCTGCAGAGCATTTGTTGGATGAAGCCTAATCATTGCACAGAGGAATTCTTTAGAAATGTTCCAAACCTAAAGAAG GCGAAGAGTGGGAACTGGAGGATGAGGTATTCAGCCAGTTAA